Genomic DNA from Haloplanus sp. HW8-1:
GTTCGGTCTCCACGGTCTCCGGACCGGCGACGTGGGCTACCGCGACGCCGACGGGCGACTCTGGGTGATCGGCCGTACCGACGACACCATCGTGACCGGGGGCGAGAACGTCGTCCCGGCGGAGGTGGTCGAGCGACTCCGGGACCACCCCGACGTCGCCGATGCGGCGGTCGTGGGCCTACCCGACGAGGAGTGGGGCGAACGCGTCGCGGCGCTGGTCGTCCCTCGTGACGGGGCGACCCTCTCGGCCGACGCGCTCGACGATCACTGTCGGGAGCGGCTGGCGGGGTACAAGGTGCCACGGACGATCCGCCTCGCGGCGTCGATCCCGCGCACCGACTCGGGGACGGTCGACCGAACGGCAGTCCGCGACCGGTTTGGTTAGCCGGTCGCGCAGTTCTCCGTGGGCAAGACGTGGGTCGTCAGGCCGGCGGCCGTGGCGGTTGGCGAGGTAGCCACCGTGCGCGGGTCCGGCCGCGGTGGCGACGTCGTTGGCGCGGTGCCCGACGCCGACCACGGAGAGCGGAATGCCCACCTGCAGGCGGATGTGGAGGTTCGCGAGGGGGGACCAGCCCGAAGCCGAAGACGTTGCCGGGGCGACCGCCCGCGACCGATCACCGGCGTGTTTTATCAATATCGCTGACGGTATTGGCGGATATGCTCCCCCGAACTTCCCCCGTCGGTCGCCGACACCTCGTTCGTTGTCTCGTCGTCTTGCTGGTGCTCTCCGCGCCGGTCGGCATCGCCGCGGCGGAGTCGGTGCGGGGTGCCGCCGGTACGGTGGTCGTCGGCGCGGACGAGACGGTCGGCGACGTGGAGGCAGTGGCGGGCACCATCGTGATCCGGGGGACGGTCACGGGCGACGTGGCCGGCACCGCCGGCACGATTCACGTCACCGAGTCCGGTCGGGTCGGCGGGAGCGTCGAAGCCGCGGCGGGCACTGTCCGCATCGACGGCACCGTCGACGGCAGTGTGAACGTCGGTGCCGGGTCCCTCGACGTGACCGAGACGGCACGGATCGGCGGTGACCTCGATGCGGGGGCGGGATACGCCTCCATCGACGGACGGATCGGCGGCGACGTGAGCGTCGGTGCCGAGACGGTCGTACTCGGGCCGAACGCCCGCGTCGCGGGGGACTTCGAGTACGATGCCGAGACGCTGACCCGCGATCCGGGGGCGACCGTGGGGGGAGCGGTCGTCGAGAACGGGACTCGCGGATCGGCGTCCGGGGGCAGCGGCGTCCTCGGCTCGGTGGTCGGCGCAGTCTACGAGTTGCTGGCGAACCTGTTGCTCGGCGTGATCCTGCTGCTTGCCTTTCCGGACTTCTCCGCCGGCGTGGCGTCGCGAGTCGGAGCGGCCCCCCTTCGCACCGGCGGAGCCGGCCTGCTGACCTTGGTCGGCGTCCCCCTCGTTTTACTTCTCGTCGCGGTCACGTTGGTTGGTCTCCCACTTGCCGTCGTCGGTGCAGTGGCTTTCGCCGGACTCGTGTGGGCCGGCCTGGTCTACGGACAGTACGCTGTCGGCGTGCGTATGCTCTCGGCGGTCGGTCGGGAACACCGGTGGCTTGCCCTCGTCGTCGGCGTGGGCGGGGTCGCCGTCCTCGGCGCGGTGCCGGTCCTCGGAGGCTTGCTCGAACTGGGTGTGCTCCTGCTCGGACTGGGTGCCCTCGCCGTGGGGATCCGACAAGCCTATCGGCGACACCGGGGCGGGCGGACGGAGCGCCAGGCCGCGCCCGACGAGGGGTTCGAGGACGCCCCGACGACGTAGGGGTGGGTCCCCGCTCGGTCGTCCTCGGGGAGGACGCCCAGCATGTCGACACCGGGGAGTCGACCGACTTGTAGAGTCAGAGGCCGATTCCAGCGCCCGCGACCAGCAGAACCATCGTGATGACGCTCTGGATCATCGTCCCGGCGGTGGGCTCGTTGCCGTGGAGGGGAGCGTAGGGCCAGTCGTTGGTGTAAGTGTGCTCCGTTCCGGGGCGTTCGGTGTGTGAGGCCCAGGCGGTCCGGAGGGCGAAATCGGCGAACGCACGGGCCTCCCCGGCGGACTCGATGGTGCCCACCGGAAGCCAGTGTTCACGACTCCCCCAGTGGCACCGTTCGGCGTAGTCCGCACGGACCTACCGGTGGGCGTAGGCCTCGGCCGCGGAGTACTCCACCGGCGCGGTTGTGTCGGGCGAGGCGGTTCTCGACGAGGCGGTCGACGGCGGCCCGTTCGGCCCGGATCAGTGCGTCGGAGCCGCTCCCGTACCGAGGCTCAGCGCGGTACTCTTGGATGTATCCAACCTGCCGGTTGGGGGCGCCGGCCGTCTCGTCGCTGCCGAAGTGCGCGCTGGTGCCCAGGATCGATCCGCGGTTCACGGGCGCGTCGGATTGGGAGACGTCTACGTCTCGACCCGGTACCGGGTTCTGCGTTGGTTCGAATACGTTCGTGTCCGACCTCGGATCTCGGGGAGCTCCCGGTGTAATATGCGAACATGTTCGTGCAAACTCCCGTTGGGTCGGCGTGCGTCCCCACGTACATGCCATACGCCAAGCTCACCATCGGCCTGCCGTCGGCCGTCTGGATCGGCGAACTGTCGCGGGCGTTCCCCGGGACGACGTTCCGTGTGCTCTCGGCCGTACCGTCGGGGGATGCGGGCTTCGGCCTCCTCGAAATCGAGAGCGAGGAGATGCCCGCCGTCCTCGACGGACTGGAGGACCGACCCGGCGTCGGCTCGCTGGAACTGATGCAACGCTCCGGCGATACGGCCATCGTCCAGTTCGAGACGACCGAGCCACTTCTCCTGCTGTCGATTCAGCAGTCGGGCGCGCCGATAGAACTCCCTCTGACCATCCGGGACGGGCAGGCCATCATCGAACTCACCGCCTCGCGCGACCGCCTCTCGGAGTTCGGTCGCCAACTGGAGACGTTCGGCATGTCCTACACCCTCAACCGGGTGTACGACGCCTCGGACCCACCGGACCTGCTCACCCCCCAGCAGCGGACTTTGCTGGTGACGGCCGTCGAGATGGGATACTACGACACGCCGCGCGAGAGCACCCTGACCGACGTCGCCGAGGAGGTGGACTTGGCGAAGTCGACGGCGAGCGTCACGCTCCATCGGGCCGAAGAGCGGGTCGTCAAGGAGTTCGTCGCCGAGCGGCTGGACGTGACGTTCGACGAGTCGCCGCGCGCGACGGCGGAGTGAGGTCGCCGCGACGCGACGTCGACGATCAGAACGGAAGGAGCGCCCGCAGTCGCCCGAACAGGCCCCCACCCGTCGAGACGCGGTACTCCTCGAACACGGGGTGGAGGAGATCGAGCAGTTCCGACTCGGACTCGAATCGTCGTTCCGGAAGCGACTCCATGGCCTCGGATAAGGCAACCGAGTTCCCCGATCCGTCGTAGGGAATGTCGGGGTCGCCAAGCGCCCGGACGATTTCGTCACGACTCGCGGGATACTCCACCTCCGCGTGGTCGAGGTGGCCGACCAGGGCGGCGATCCCGAACTCGACCGCATCCGGTGACGACGTGTCCTGCTGTGGCGGCCTGGCTGCCATTACCCGGCCTTGTCAGCGAACGATTAAAAAAGACGGCCATTCCGTGCGGCCGTGTCGCCGGCGGCGACCGTCGCTTCGTCACGGTGGGTATATGTCGCCGGGCCGCCTGGCACCGCTATGACCGAGTATACGACGGTCTCGATTCCGAAGGAACTCGGCGACCGTGTCGAGGAGACCATCGAGGGAACCAGTTTCTCCAGCACGAGCGATCTGGTTCGCTTCCTGCTCCGGAGCATCGTCATCCAGCACCAGCGTAGCGGCGAACTGACCGAAGCGGAGTTCGAGGAGATCGCCGACCAACTGGCCGACCTCGGATATCTCGACTGACTCTCGACGCCTCTGGGCGGCCCCGACACGGTCCACGTTGTCGAGCAGTTCGGCCGTCGTCAGCGGCCCGACACCACCCGCTCCCCGACGCTCTCGGCGGCGGCCGTCGAGTCGGCCGAGGGGTGCCTCGCGGGGTTCGGCGGCGTCGTCGCCGCCGAGGCGTTTCGTGGGGTCACGATCACTCGGGGACCGACTCGGCGGGCGGTTCGGCGTCGACGACTCTGAGGGAGAGGCGCCGGCTCCGACGATCGAAGGCGAGTAGTTCCTCCCACGGCGGCACCGCGAGCAAGACGACGCCCGCGAGGTCGTCGCGGCGGGTCAGTTCCGCCGGTCCCTGTGGATGGGTGAGAAAGCGTGCGCGTCCCCGACCGGCGGGCGTGCCGAGGTCGACGCCGAACACGTCGCTGACGGCCCGTCCCGCCGCGGGGAGGTAGACGTGGCTGAGGACGGGCGTGGCCGGATCGACGCCGATATCCGTCTCGAAGTTGCCGGCCGGCGTCGCGTCGAGGACGACGTTCACCCGAGACGGCTCGGCGTCGACGGCGCGTTCGAGGAGCATCTCGACGAGGCCACGAGTCGCATAGACCGGGCCGCCGTCGTGGTCGTCGGACGTCACCCAAGCACCATCTCGCGGACCATATTCGCGTACGCGGCGGGCAGACGGCGGCGGGCACCGTCGAGGGCGTCCCGGAGCGCGGCGGTCGCGTCCTCGAAGACGCCCTCGCCGTGTCCCACCAGCACCCGGTCGGGTTCGAGATCGGCGAGCGCCCGCCGTGGCGGGATCGGCCGGAGCATCGGGTGGACGCCGAGACGCTCCGACTTGGCTCGGAAAAAGGAGGCGGTGCCGACGGCCTCGGGGACGAGAAGCGTCTCGTCGGTGTAGAGTGCGACCTCCTGCCACGGCGGTAGGGAGGCGTCACGAACTCGCCGGACGCGATAGCCCGAGTCCCCGAGTTCCCCACCGAAGCGTTCGACCGGCGCGTCGAACGCCACGCCATCCATCCACTCGGGGACGTAGACGGGGACGTCGTGTCGGGTCGCGACCGCCGCCGCATCGCGCTCGTGGCGGTCGAGACAGACCGCGACCCCGGCCACCTCACCCAAGTCCGCGAGGAGGTCGTCCAGTCCCGGTGCGTCGACCGGATCGATCACCCACACGTCCCCGTCGACGGCGAAGGCGTGACTCGCCCGTTGCATCCGCTCGTCGGGATGGGCGATCCAGCCGACGCCCCCCTCCCAGCGGTCGATCTCGCGCAGGTCAGCGTGACCGCCCTTCAGTGGCATACCCCCAGTGGGGGCGGAACGCGCATAAACCCTCGACTGGCGGCATCGACGACGGGCGGGAGTTAACCCCCTGGCAGTCCTACGGCGTCCCGTGCTCGATCGGGTGACTCACTTGACCCTGGAGGTGGCGGATCTCGACGCCGCGCGGGCGTTCTACGCCGAACGGTTCGGGCTGACCGCCGCCGAGACGTCGGCTCGGGAGGTCCTCTTTCCGGTCGGCGAGACGGAGCTACGACTACGGCGACCGGACGGCGTCCCGCGGGGTGGCCTCCACACGCACTTCGCGTTCACCGTGGCCCCCGGCACCGGGCCGGGCTGGCGGGCGCGGTTGGCCGACCTCGACCCCGAGACGGCCACCTTCGGCGAGTCGGCGTCGCTGTACGTCGACGATCCCGACGGCAACTGCGTGGAGATCTGGGGACTCGACCCCGACGCCGGGCGCGATCCGGGGACCGATCCGGGCTCGCCGACGGGGATCTTCGAGGTGGTGCTCGAAGTGGCCGACCTCGACGACGCCGTCGAGCGATTCGTTGCCCTGGGGTTCGAACCGGTGGACCGGGGAACCTCGCGCCGGCGTAGCCGGCTGTGCGGCCCCGTGGACGTCGAACTCTGGGAGCCACAGCTGGGGATCGCCGACGCCCGGGGCGGGGTTCACGTCGACCTGGGCTTCGAGACGGTCGTCCCCGAGGCGGCCGCGGAGGCGGTCGCGGCGTGGACGACGGTCCGCGTCGACCTCGACGACGGGGTCCGGATCCGTGACGCCGACGGCCACTGGCTCACGTTCCGGCGCTATAGTAGCGATTGAAACTGGTTGCTCAACCGATCGGACGCCGTACTGCGATCGGCTGTGTAATGACTTTCAATCGCTACTATCGGACAGGCGGTCGGTGTCGATGCCGACGCCGGGCGGCGTCACGACGAGGAAGCCACGAAAGCGCATCAGCGTGCCGCCGGCGTCCCTGACCTCTCGGGCGAAGCCGGCGGCGAGTCGGTTCAGGTCGCCCTCGACACTCAACACGAGGATCTTGCCGTCCTCGACGGCTTCGATCCACTCGACGGGCTCGGTGCTCCCATCGAGGACACCGAGGACGACCTCGGATCCACCGTCGCCGCCGCCCTCGAGTTGCTCCTCCGCGTTGCGGAGGTCGAGGTCGAACTCGCTCATGGCCCTACGGTCGCGGGGGCGAGAGAAAAGCGTTCGGGCGCGGCGTCGTCACGCGGGGTCGAACTCGCCGCGGCGGAGGCCCCGACGGACGAGTTCGTGTTCGGCATCCGTGGGCGGCGGCGCGGTCACGACGAGCGCCTCCAGTCGCGATCCGTCGTCGGCCCTGATTCCGCGCTCGGTGTCGGCCGGGACGACGATCACGTCCCCGGGCTCGACCCGGTGGTCGGTGTCGCCATCGCGGACGCGTCCCGTGCCCGCTCTGATCGAGACGACGAGATCGCTTCCCGGGGCGTGGACCGGAATGAACTGTCCGGGTTCGAAGTAGGCACAGATCACCTTCGCCCGGTCGCTCCGGAAGGCGCCGACGGCGGTGAATCGGTCGTCGTCGTAGTCGCGTTCCGCGTCGAAGTCGATGCGTGGCATCGGTCGGACTCGGCGCGCCGTCGGCGAAGGGGTTGTCCCGAACGTGTGCGCCCGGTCGCCGTTACCGGCCACGGCCCCGACGGTTCGGGGGCCCTCGCCGCCGCTCGGGACGCGTGAGCCGACCGACGGGGCGGCGTGTGTCCGTCTTCGTCGGTCGATAGCGCGACACACAAGGACAAGTTTTTATAGTGGGCGCTTCCTCTGGTAGAGTACAATGTCTAACGACATGGAGGATTCGTCGGATGCCCCGGCGGATCGAGTTCTTCCAGGGCACGTTGGCCCGCACCGGTGAAATCGACGGTGTACGAATTTTCGACACGACGCTACGAGACGGTGAGCAGTCGCCACGCACGTCGTTCAGTTACGACGAGAAGCGAGACATCGCCGAAGTACTCGACGAGATGGGCACACACGTCATTGAGGCGGGGTTCCCGGTCAACTCGGACGCGGAGTTCGAGGCCGTCCAGGACATCTCGAACGCCACCGACACGACGGTGTGTGGTCTCGCCCGTGTCGTCGACAAGGACGTCGAAGCGGCGCTTGAGTCGGGTGTGGAACTGGTCCACGTCTTCGTGAGCACGAGCGACGTGCAACTGCAGGACTCCATGCACGCCTCGCGCGAGGAGGCGGTCGAGCGCGCGGTCGCCTGCGTCGAACGCGTAAAGGAGGCGGGCGTGGAGTGTATGTTCTCGCCGATGGACGCCACCCGGACCGACGACGACTTCCTCGTCGAGATGGTCGAGGCGGTCAGCGAGGCTGGCACCGATTGGATCAACATTCCGGACACGTGTGGGGTGGCGACGCCGACGCGCTTCATGGATCTGGTGCGGATGGTCCGTGAGAACACCGACGCGCAGGTCGACGTGCACGCCCACGACGACTTCGGACTGGCGACGGCGAACGCCATCGCCGGCTTCGAGGCCGGCGCCGCACAGGCACAGGTGTCGGTCAACGGGATCGGAGAGCGTGCCGGCAACGCAGCCTTCGAGGAGGTCGTGATGGCCTCCGAGGCGCTGTACGACGTCGACACCGGGATCGACACCACCCGGATCACGGAGCTGTCCCGGATGGTCGAGGACTACAGCGACATCCCCAACCCACCGAACAAGCCCGTCGTGGGACGCAACGCCTTCTCCCACGAGAGCGGCATCCACGCCGCGGGCGTCATCGAGAACTCGGACACGTTCGAGCCGGGCGTGATGACCCCTGAGATGGTGGGTGCCACCCGGGAGTTCGTGCTGGGCAAGCATACTGGGACCCACTCGGTGCGCAAGCGCCTCGAGGAGATCGGTTACGAGCCGACCGACTCGGAGGTTCGGGCCGTCACCCGGCTGGTCAAAGACTACGGTGCCGACAAAGAGCGCGTCACGATGGCGGACCTGCGGCGGTTCGCTCGCGACGAGAACGTGACCCGCGAGGAGGAGGTCCGCGCCTGATGGGCGGGTCCCCGTTCGCTCCACCCCGGGAGCGGCGGGTCGCTCCCTCGCCGGCCGACTGCGACGGAAACAGTTATACGCTCGGAGCGGGACCCAAGGGGTACGATGCGAGGGTTCGACGTCGACCGCAGCCAGGCCGCGAGCGCTGCTCCCGACGGGGACAGCCAGCGCGCAGTCGGCGGTTCGCTCGGATCCATTGTAGGGGCTGTATAGCCCCTCACTTCCCCTTCCTCTCCGACGACCGTACCGTACGCAGGGAGTCACACGGCCACTCGACTATGACCGACACACACCGACAGCAGCCGAGGTATCGCAACCGACCGACTGAGACAGGATCATGAGCGAACGAACGACCAAACAGCGGGAGACCGACGCCGATGAGTCGACCGAGGCCGACGCGAGCGACGCGTCGCCGACGACAGTCACGTCCGGCGCCACGTCCACCGTGCGCGCCCTGGAGAACGCCGGCATCGAGGTGATGTTCGGCGTACAGGGCGGTGCGATCATGCCGGTGTACGACGCCCTCTGGGGGTCGGACATCGATCACGTGATGATGGCCCACGAACAGGGCGCCGCACACGCCGCCGACGCCTACAACGTGGTGTCGGGGCAGCCTGGCGTCTGTCTGGCCACGTCGGGGCCCGGTGCGACCAACCTCGTGACCGGCATCGCCGACGCGAACATGGACTCCGACGCGGTCGTGGCGCTGACCGGCCAGGTGCCCCAGACGATGGTCGGCAGTGACGCCTTCCAGGAGACGGACACGACAGGCATCACCGCGCCGATCACGAAGAACAACTACTTCGCGAGCGACGCCGACACCGTCGGTGACACCGTCGGCGAGGCGGTGGCGCTCGCGGGCAGTGGGCGGCCGGGCCCGACGTTGGTCGACCTCCCGAAGGACGTGACCAACGACGAGACGGATCGAGAGCCCGGGATGCCCCAGACGCCGGAGACGTACACCCCACAGGACGAGGCGGACGAGGCGGCCGTCGACCGGGCGGCCGCGGCCATCGAGACGGCCGAACGGCCCTTGCTCCTGTTCGGTGGCGGCGTCGTGAAGGCGGAGGCCAGCGAGGCGGCGCGGTCGTTCGCGACCGGGTACGAGATTCCGGTCGTGACGACCATGCCCGGCATCGGTACCATGCCCGAGGATCACGACCTCTGTCTCTCGTGGGCGGGGATGCACGGCACCGGCTACGCCAACATGGCGATCAACCACACGGACCTGCTGATCGCCGTCGGCACCCGGTTCGACGACCGCCTCACCGGCGGCATCGAGACGTTCGCCCCCGAAGCAGATGTCGTACACGTCGACATCGACCCGGCGGAGATCAGCAAGAACATCCACGCGGACTATCCGCTGATCGGCGACGCGGGGCGCGTCCTCGAACAACTCGACGACGCGATATCGACGGCCCCGAACGCCGAGGCGTGGCGCGAACAGTGCCGGACCTGGAAGGTGGAGTACCCGATGGACTACGCGGCGCCGGACGACGAGCCGCTGAAGCCGCAGTTCGTCGTCGAGGCGCTGGACGAGGCCACGAGCGACGAGGCCATCGTCACCTCGGGCGTCGGTCAGCACCAGATGTGGGCGTCCCAGTACTGGACGTTCCGCGAGCCGCGCAAGTGGATCTCCTCGCACGGGCTGGGGACGATGGGCTACGGCCTGCCCGCGGCCATCGGCGCCCGGCTGGCAGCCGACCCCGACGAGGAGGTCGTCTGTATCGACGGCGACGGCTCCTTCCTGATGACGGTACAGGAGCTCTCGGTCGCGGTGCGCGAGGACCTCGACATCACCGTCGCCATCCTGAACAACGAGTACATCGGGATGGTGCGCCAGTG
This window encodes:
- a CDS encoding bactofilin family protein, which gives rise to MLPRTSPVGRRHLVRCLVVLLVLSAPVGIAAAESVRGAAGTVVVGADETVGDVEAVAGTIVIRGTVTGDVAGTAGTIHVTESGRVGGSVEAAAGTVRIDGTVDGSVNVGAGSLDVTETARIGGDLDAGAGYASIDGRIGGDVSVGAETVVLGPNARVAGDFEYDAETLTRDPGATVGGAVVENGTRGSASGGSGVLGSVVGAVYELLANLLLGVILLLAFPDFSAGVASRVGAAPLRTGGAGLLTLVGVPLVLLLVAVTLVGLPLAVVGAVAFAGLVWAGLVYGQYAVGVRMLSAVGREHRWLALVVGVGGVAVLGAVPVLGGLLELGVLLLGLGALAVGIRQAYRRHRGGRTERQAAPDEGFEDAPTT
- a CDS encoding helix-turn-helix domain-containing protein — its product is MPYAKLTIGLPSAVWIGELSRAFPGTTFRVLSAVPSGDAGFGLLEIESEEMPAVLDGLEDRPGVGSLELMQRSGDTAIVQFETTEPLLLLSIQQSGAPIELPLTIRDGQAIIELTASRDRLSEFGRQLETFGMSYTLNRVYDASDPPDLLTPQQRTLLVTAVEMGYYDTPRESTLTDVAEEVDLAKSTASVTLHRAEERVVKEFVAERLDVTFDESPRATAE
- a CDS encoding DUF2795 domain-containing protein; the encoded protein is MAARPPQQDTSSPDAVEFGIAALVGHLDHAEVEYPASRDEIVRALGDPDIPYDGSGNSVALSEAMESLPERRFESESELLDLLHPVFEEYRVSTGGGLFGRLRALLPF
- a CDS encoding ribbon-helix-helix domain-containing protein, which gives rise to MTEYTTVSIPKELGDRVEETIEGTSFSSTSDLVRFLLRSIVIQHQRSGELTEAEFEEIADQLADLGYLD
- a CDS encoding VOC family protein codes for the protein MLDRVTHLTLEVADLDAARAFYAERFGLTAAETSAREVLFPVGETELRLRRPDGVPRGGLHTHFAFTVAPGTGPGWRARLADLDPETATFGESASLYVDDPDGNCVEIWGLDPDAGRDPGTDPGSPTGIFEVVLEVADLDDAVERFVALGFEPVDRGTSRRRSRLCGPVDVELWEPQLGIADARGGVHVDLGFETVVPEAAAEAVAAWTTVRVDLDDGVRIRDADGHWLTFRRYSSD
- a CDS encoding DUF5779 family protein — its product is MSEFDLDLRNAEEQLEGGGDGGSEVVLGVLDGSTEPVEWIEAVEDGKILVLSVEGDLNRLAAGFAREVRDAGGTLMRFRGFLVVTPPGVGIDTDRLSDSSD
- a CDS encoding cupin domain-containing protein, with the translated sequence MPRIDFDAERDYDDDRFTAVGAFRSDRAKVICAYFEPGQFIPVHAPGSDLVVSIRAGTGRVRDGDTDHRVEPGDVIVVPADTERGIRADDGSRLEALVVTAPPPTDAEHELVRRGLRRGEFDPA
- a CDS encoding LeuA family protein — translated: MGASSGRVQCLTTWRIRRMPRRIEFFQGTLARTGEIDGVRIFDTTLRDGEQSPRTSFSYDEKRDIAEVLDEMGTHVIEAGFPVNSDAEFEAVQDISNATDTTVCGLARVVDKDVEAALESGVELVHVFVSTSDVQLQDSMHASREEAVERAVACVERVKEAGVECMFSPMDATRTDDDFLVEMVEAVSEAGTDWINIPDTCGVATPTRFMDLVRMVRENTDAQVDVHAHDDFGLATANAIAGFEAGAAQAQVSVNGIGERAGNAAFEEVVMASEALYDVDTGIDTTRITELSRMVEDYSDIPNPPNKPVVGRNAFSHESGIHAAGVIENSDTFEPGVMTPEMVGATREFVLGKHTGTHSVRKRLEEIGYEPTDSEVRAVTRLVKDYGADKERVTMADLRRFARDENVTREEEVRA
- the ilvB gene encoding biosynthetic-type acetolactate synthase large subunit, whose protein sequence is MSERTTKQRETDADESTEADASDASPTTVTSGATSTVRALENAGIEVMFGVQGGAIMPVYDALWGSDIDHVMMAHEQGAAHAADAYNVVSGQPGVCLATSGPGATNLVTGIADANMDSDAVVALTGQVPQTMVGSDAFQETDTTGITAPITKNNYFASDADTVGDTVGEAVALAGSGRPGPTLVDLPKDVTNDETDREPGMPQTPETYTPQDEADEAAVDRAAAAIETAERPLLLFGGGVVKAEASEAARSFATGYEIPVVTTMPGIGTMPEDHDLCLSWAGMHGTGYANMAINHTDLLIAVGTRFDDRLTGGIETFAPEADVVHVDIDPAEISKNIHADYPLIGDAGRVLEQLDDAISTAPNAEAWREQCRTWKVEYPMDYAAPDDEPLKPQFVVEALDEATSDEAIVTSGVGQHQMWASQYWTFREPRKWISSHGLGTMGYGLPAAIGARLAADPDEEVVCIDGDGSFLMTVQELSVAVREDLDITVAILNNEYIGMVRQWQDAFFEGRHMAAGYSWIPEFDKLAEAFGARGWRVDDYDEVADAVEEALAYDGPSVIDFHIDPAENVYPMVPSGGANDKFALSEEQL